The following proteins are encoded in a genomic region of Galbibacter sp. BG1:
- the rlmD gene encoding 23S rRNA (uracil(1939)-C(5))-methyltransferase RlmD: MSRKNRKQFFEQVEVIDAGAKGKGVAKAPDGRVIFLPYAVPGDVVDVQTFKKRKAYFEGKIASFHTESPKRTTPECQHFGVCGGCKWQNMGYEHQLFYKQKEVENNLKRIGKIDLPEFTPILGSENIYFYRNKMEFSFSNSRWLTQKEIESEEHVDDKNALGFHIPGMWDKILDIKKCHLQEDPSNAIRLAVKNFAVANNLAFFNPREQSGLLRTMMIRTSSTGEIMILIQFYDDNATERELLLDHLKETFPEITSLQYVINQKPNDTIYDQEVICYAGRDHIFEEMEGLKFKINAKSFYQTNSAQAYELYKITRNFAGLSGEELVYDLYTGTGTIAQFVAKDAKKVVGVEAVPEAIEDAKANAQLNGIENVSFYAGDMKAVFNEGFIQRNGKPDVIITDPPRDGMHKDVVQQILNIAPKKVVYVSCNSATQARDLLLMDAMYKVTKVQPVDMFPQTHHVENVVLLEKR, translated from the coding sequence ATGTCGAGAAAGAATAGAAAACAGTTTTTTGAGCAGGTTGAAGTAATAGATGCTGGCGCCAAAGGAAAAGGCGTGGCCAAAGCACCCGATGGGCGTGTTATTTTTCTTCCCTATGCCGTGCCCGGTGATGTAGTAGACGTGCAAACCTTTAAAAAGCGTAAGGCTTATTTTGAAGGAAAAATTGCCAGTTTTCATACCGAATCCCCTAAAAGAACCACTCCGGAATGTCAACATTTTGGAGTCTGTGGAGGATGTAAATGGCAAAATATGGGGTACGAGCATCAGTTGTTTTACAAACAAAAAGAAGTTGAAAACAATTTGAAGCGTATCGGTAAAATCGATCTTCCTGAATTTACTCCTATTCTTGGTTCAGAAAACATCTATTTTTACAGAAATAAAATGGAATTCTCTTTTTCGAACAGCCGGTGGTTAACCCAAAAAGAAATTGAAAGCGAGGAACATGTAGATGATAAAAATGCTTTGGGCTTTCACATTCCTGGAATGTGGGATAAAATATTGGACATTAAAAAATGTCATCTCCAAGAAGATCCTTCCAATGCCATTCGTCTGGCGGTTAAAAATTTTGCAGTTGCAAATAATTTAGCATTTTTCAATCCTAGAGAACAAAGCGGACTGTTAAGAACCATGATGATACGAACATCCTCCACCGGGGAAATAATGATTCTTATTCAGTTTTACGATGACAATGCTACAGAAAGGGAACTGCTTTTAGACCATCTAAAAGAAACATTTCCAGAAATAACTTCCTTGCAATACGTGATCAATCAAAAACCAAACGATACTATTTACGATCAAGAGGTTATTTGTTATGCTGGTAGGGATCATATTTTTGAAGAGATGGAAGGCCTTAAATTTAAAATTAACGCTAAATCTTTTTACCAAACAAATTCTGCCCAAGCATACGAACTTTATAAAATAACTAGAAACTTTGCCGGCTTATCTGGAGAGGAGTTGGTGTACGATCTTTATACAGGAACGGGAACAATAGCTCAATTTGTAGCCAAAGATGCTAAAAAAGTAGTTGGCGTTGAAGCGGTTCCAGAGGCAATTGAAGATGCCAAAGCCAATGCACAATTAAACGGTATTGAAAACGTTAGCTTTTACGCTGGTGATATGAAAGCTGTTTTTAACGAAGGCTTTATCCAGCGCAATGGCAAACCAGATGTTATTATTACCGACCCACCAAGGGATGGCATGCATAAAGATGTAGTACAACAAATTTTGAACATCGCCCCTAAAAAGGTGGTTTACGTAAGTTGTAACAGCGCTACACAGGCAAGGGATTTATTATTAATGGACGCCATGTACAAAGTTACCAAGGTACAACCCGTGGATATGTTCCCGCAGACGCATCATGTGGAAAATGTTGTACTTTTAGAAAAAAGATAA